The Chryseolinea soli genome contains a region encoding:
- a CDS encoding ABC transporter permease — protein sequence MILRHEIAIAARQFIKNKSSSFINVIGLTIGLTGFLCIMLFVEHELSFDKFHSRYADTYRVVKDFVSADGTSVPDATTPPALCKALRTDLAEVEVATRISPPWGRLYLLQYEDRKFYETKLIRVDSEFFDVFDFPFASGSRENALKQIHSIVMTASAAKKYFGDADPMGKTIRMNMNGGTDYVVSGVLKDIPDNSHFTFDLLIPFESRRNPDTDWQMSDFYTYVRLRHGADPSSFLSEVKKIVKTHLPNTLDRYHVQALADIHLHSNLKWELLPNGSMAYLRILVLIAIFIMVIACINYINLTTAQSSKRAKEVGIRKSIGAVRVQLIRQFLAESLFTVSIALLFCFAITSLMLPFLTPVMGADLSGLLFHSQIIRWCLPFGLLLAFIAGFYPAIYLSGFQPLKILRNNFADGHKGRSLRKFLVVFQFSISSSLIVGTLIVTSQLDFMKQKDMGFDRENIVIVPNVRGGIGDPGPATGTWDEAVRQISGVGSVARADGVLGSNYTVNGLEYAPTHVRVPLNFFRIDHDFIPTMNIAIQDGRNFSRDFISDTTAIIINEEAARQLGLPKPWIGQKLAWDDQAGKTHDVTVVGIAKDFHFTDLHQAITPFGFILEVANGSNFFIKINSASLHTTIKEIESVWNHYNPGKPFLYTFQDEYVAGLRMNDERFRSLFSIFTILAIGVACLGLFGLTIFLAESRTKEIGVRKIMGASIVSILRLMSAEPITMIVLSMLIAFPVAYYQMNTWLQGFAYHIKIGWEVFTLAGIASLLLAFLTISYHAIKVATKNPVESLRTE from the coding sequence ATGATCTTACGCCATGAAATCGCCATCGCCGCAAGGCAGTTTATAAAAAACAAGAGTTCGTCCTTTATAAACGTTATCGGCCTGACCATCGGGCTCACAGGTTTCCTCTGCATCATGCTTTTTGTGGAGCACGAACTTAGCTTTGATAAGTTTCATTCGCGATACGCCGACACCTATCGTGTTGTAAAAGATTTTGTCAGCGCCGACGGGACCAGCGTCCCCGACGCCACCACGCCGCCCGCATTGTGCAAGGCCTTGCGGACTGACCTTGCCGAAGTGGAAGTCGCGACACGCATCTCGCCCCCTTGGGGCCGGTTGTATTTGCTCCAATACGAAGATCGAAAGTTTTACGAGACAAAGCTGATCAGGGTCGACTCTGAATTTTTCGACGTTTTTGATTTTCCGTTTGCTTCGGGAAGCCGCGAGAATGCCTTAAAGCAAATTCATTCGATCGTGATGACAGCGTCGGCCGCAAAGAAATATTTCGGGGACGCAGACCCGATGGGCAAAACGATCCGCATGAATATGAATGGCGGCACCGACTACGTAGTCTCTGGCGTTCTGAAAGACATCCCCGACAATTCGCACTTCACGTTCGATCTGCTCATTCCGTTTGAAAGCAGGCGCAACCCCGACACCGATTGGCAGATGTCGGATTTTTACACGTATGTCAGGCTACGACATGGAGCGGATCCTTCATCGTTCTTGTCCGAGGTAAAGAAAATAGTAAAAACACATTTGCCCAATACACTTGATCGGTATCATGTTCAGGCGTTGGCGGATATCCATTTGCACTCTAATCTGAAATGGGAATTGCTGCCCAATGGCAGTATGGCCTATCTCAGGATCTTGGTGCTCATCGCTATATTCATAATGGTGATTGCTTGCATAAACTACATCAACCTCACTACGGCGCAGTCATCCAAACGTGCGAAGGAAGTAGGCATACGGAAATCGATTGGCGCCGTACGGGTTCAATTGATCCGTCAATTCCTGGCTGAATCATTGTTCACGGTGTCGATCGCACTCTTATTTTGTTTCGCCATCACCTCCCTGATGCTTCCCTTCCTCACCCCCGTAATGGGTGCCGATCTTTCGGGGCTTTTGTTTCACAGTCAGATCATCCGGTGGTGTCTTCCATTTGGTTTGTTGTTAGCATTCATTGCCGGCTTTTACCCGGCGATATATCTTTCGGGATTTCAACCCTTGAAGATTCTTAGAAACAATTTTGCCGATGGGCACAAAGGCCGGTCGCTGCGGAAATTTCTTGTGGTCTTCCAATTTTCCATATCCTCTTCGCTTATTGTCGGAACGCTGATCGTCACGAGCCAGCTCGACTTCATGAAGCAGAAGGACATGGGATTCGACAGGGAAAACATCGTGATCGTGCCCAACGTACGCGGTGGTATCGGCGATCCTGGTCCGGCAACCGGGACATGGGACGAGGCGGTGCGGCAGATTTCCGGTGTCGGTAGCGTTGCGCGTGCGGATGGTGTCCTGGGGTCCAACTATACCGTCAACGGCCTGGAATATGCTCCGACCCATGTACGCGTTCCGTTGAACTTCTTTCGCATCGATCACGATTTTATCCCGACCATGAACATTGCGATCCAGGACGGCCGAAACTTTTCGCGCGATTTTATCTCCGACACCACGGCCATCATCATCAACGAAGAAGCCGCGCGACAACTTGGATTGCCGAAGCCCTGGATCGGGCAGAAGCTTGCCTGGGACGATCAAGCCGGAAAGACGCATGACGTTACCGTGGTTGGAATTGCAAAAGATTTCCACTTCACCGATCTCCACCAAGCGATCACGCCATTCGGTTTCATTTTAGAAGTAGCGAACGGGAGTAATTTTTTTATCAAGATCAATTCGGCAAGTCTTCATACTACGATAAAAGAAATCGAGAGCGTTTGGAATCACTATAATCCGGGGAAGCCTTTCCTATATACCTTTCAGGATGAGTACGTCGCAGGACTTCGCATGAACGATGAGCGTTTTCGGAGCCTCTTCTCGATTTTTACCATTTTGGCGATCGGCGTCGCTTGTCTGGGACTTTTTGGCCTGACCATTTTCCTGGCTGAATCGAGAACCAAAGAAATTGGCGTAAGAAAAATCATGGGCGCATCCATCGTGAGCATTCTCCGGCTTATGTCGGCAGAGCCCATCACGATGATCGTACTCTCGATGCTCATCGCCTTCCCGGTCGCCTATTACCAGATGAACACCTGGCTACAGGGTTTTGCCTATCACATCAAAATAGGATGGGAAGTCTTCACGCTAGCAGGAATCGCGTCCCTATTGCTGGCCTTTCTCACCATAAGCTACCACGCCATAAAAGTAGCCACAAAGAACCCCGTAGAATCCCTGAGAACAGAGTAA
- a CDS encoding organic hydroperoxide resistance protein, whose protein sequence is MEQAIKSQNNMKQVEKVLYTAKTHTTGGREKGVARSSDGHLDIKLTTPGTPGTGTNPEQLFAAGWSACFEGAIAIAARKLKVTLPGETAIDAEVDLCQTDGAYFLQARLNVSLPGLDREIAQTLVDAAHQTCPYSKAIRGNVDVTINLV, encoded by the coding sequence ATGGAACAAGCAATCAAATCTCAAAACAACATGAAACAAGTCGAAAAAGTCCTCTACACAGCAAAAACCCACACCACCGGCGGCCGCGAAAAGGGCGTAGCCCGCAGCTCAGACGGCCACCTGGACATTAAGCTCACCACACCCGGCACCCCCGGAACCGGCACCAACCCCGAGCAGCTGTTTGCCGCTGGCTGGTCAGCCTGCTTCGAAGGCGCCATCGCCATCGCCGCCCGCAAATTGAAGGTCACCCTCCCCGGCGAAACCGCCATCGACGCCGAAGTGGACCTCTGCCAAACCGACGGCGCCTACTTCCTCCAAGCCCGCCTCAACGTGAGCCTCCCCGGCCTGGACCGCGAAATAGCCCAAACCCTGGTAGACGCCGCACACCAAACTTGCCCCTACTCCAAAGCCATCCGCGGCAACGTAGACGTCACCATCAACTTGGTTTAA
- a CDS encoding Gfo/Idh/MocA family protein, whose product MSNQIAWGIIGCGDVCEIKSGPAFSKVEGSKLVAVMRRDVEKAEDFARRHHVARFYGDAHELINDKAVNAIYVATPPSTHEYYTEEALKAGKPVYVEKPVTVNAASCERMIALTKKYNNKVSVAHYRRALPLFKTVKSLLEKETIGNIRLVRISVLQQPNHKYTNAEHAWRLNPDLAGGGLFHDLSPHQLDILCWLFGEPKFSTGRSFNQSKAYQAPDITSVELGFEKDILMQGVWAFNVAENSREDVCEIIGDRGKLRFSFFTNSDLQVITATGTQVMPMEFPVNIQLPMIEAVTKYFRGEGANPCSLEEALVSMRIMDRTL is encoded by the coding sequence ATGAGTAACCAAATCGCCTGGGGGATTATTGGTTGTGGAGACGTGTGTGAGATCAAAAGCGGACCAGCCTTTAGCAAAGTCGAGGGCTCGAAGCTTGTCGCGGTGATGCGGCGCGATGTGGAAAAAGCAGAAGATTTTGCGCGTCGCCACCATGTCGCCCGGTTTTACGGCGATGCCCACGAGTTGATCAACGACAAGGCCGTGAACGCCATTTACGTGGCTACCCCTCCTTCTACCCACGAGTACTATACGGAAGAAGCACTCAAAGCGGGCAAACCTGTCTATGTAGAAAAACCGGTGACGGTCAATGCCGCATCGTGCGAGCGAATGATCGCGTTGACAAAGAAATACAACAATAAAGTTTCGGTCGCGCATTACCGGCGTGCGCTCCCGCTTTTCAAAACTGTGAAGTCGCTGTTGGAAAAAGAGACCATCGGGAACATCCGCTTGGTCCGGATCAGCGTACTCCAACAACCCAATCACAAATACACCAACGCCGAACACGCCTGGCGTCTCAACCCAGACCTGGCCGGCGGCGGTCTGTTTCATGATCTCTCTCCACATCAGCTCGATATTTTGTGCTGGCTTTTTGGGGAGCCTAAATTTTCTACGGGGCGGTCTTTCAATCAATCCAAGGCGTATCAGGCGCCCGACATCACGTCGGTTGAGTTGGGTTTTGAAAAAGATATCCTGATGCAGGGCGTGTGGGCCTTTAATGTGGCCGAGAACTCCAGGGAAGATGTATGTGAGATCATTGGCGACCGCGGAAAGCTTCGATTTTCATTCTTTACCAATTCCGATCTTCAGGTGATCACGGCCACGGGCACACAGGTGATGCCCATGGAGTTTCCCGTAAACATTCAGCTGCCCATGATTGAGGCGGTCACGAAATATTTCAGAGGCGAAGGAGCGAATCCTTGTTCATTGGAAGAGGCGTTGGTTTCGATGAGGATTATGGATAGGACGTTGTAA
- a CDS encoding sensor histidine kinase produces MRKKTFEVSNRTIWLSSLFLGVLIAVPKIAEPHFNPYEAVVNSLITFLFSLFVWYYNIMTLPAYSSRDVASGFSFGRLVKSLALGIGVMLFLAWFQQLLLSHLDFGPAMLMVEIRGILINLTFYMFLHLLYQSYHNQQVSIELERTKTDNLGAQYELLKQQVNPHFLFNSLNTLKYMVESHDAHSVDFILKLSDFYRFTLENRKHDLIKLSEELDILNAYVYLLKARFEDGIDLSIRIDQQQQATFIPPFTLQLLVENCIKHNTVSLDRPLHIQLYSDPGYVVVENRLQPKRTPEPSLGLGLENINQRYLHLLNKEVEIIRDEHSFKVKLPLIHEYRNH; encoded by the coding sequence ATGCGTAAAAAAACATTTGAGGTCTCGAATAGGACCATTTGGTTAAGCTCTCTTTTTCTGGGTGTGCTGATCGCCGTTCCCAAAATTGCTGAACCTCATTTCAATCCCTACGAGGCGGTGGTCAACTCCCTGATCACGTTTTTGTTTTCGCTGTTCGTGTGGTACTATAATATCATGACGCTCCCCGCCTACTCTTCGCGGGATGTGGCGAGCGGCTTTTCATTTGGGCGGCTCGTCAAGAGCCTGGCGTTGGGCATCGGGGTGATGTTGTTTCTGGCTTGGTTTCAACAACTGCTTTTATCACACCTGGATTTTGGGCCGGCGATGTTGATGGTGGAGATCCGGGGCATCCTGATCAACCTGACGTTTTATATGTTCCTTCACTTGCTGTATCAGAGCTATCACAATCAACAGGTGAGCATCGAGTTGGAGCGCACCAAAACGGATAACCTCGGCGCCCAGTACGAATTGCTCAAACAGCAGGTGAATCCGCATTTCCTGTTCAACAGTTTGAATACTTTAAAATACATGGTGGAAAGCCACGATGCCCACTCGGTCGACTTCATTTTGAAGCTTTCCGATTTTTACCGGTTCACGCTGGAAAACCGGAAACATGACCTGATCAAGCTTTCGGAAGAACTGGATATATTGAATGCCTATGTGTACTTGCTCAAGGCGCGTTTTGAAGACGGCATCGACCTTTCGATCCGCATTGATCAGCAACAGCAGGCTACATTCATCCCCCCCTTCACCTTGCAACTGCTCGTCGAGAATTGTATCAAGCACAATACGGTGTCGCTGGATCGTCCGCTGCACATCCAGTTGTATTCAGACCCGGGCTACGTGGTTGTAGAGAACCGCCTTCAACCCAAAAGAACACCCGAGCCTTCTTTGGGATTGGGATTGGAAAATATCAACCAGCGCTACCTGCATCTTTTGAATAAAGAGGTGGAGATCATTCGCGACGAACATTCTTTTAAAGTAAAACTGCCCCTCATCCATGAATATCGTAATCATTGA
- a CDS encoding DUF4242 domain-containing protein, translated as MKNALSILVASTVFYFSCSSKIDKSSTATTPVKDVKSSSAKNLYLDVHNLEPGKVTFEAVAGAHQKDLATQGKYDVSFIKYWVDEAAGKVYCLAESPDSASVYKTHQEAHGLVPQLVRRVSDGPESTITLNHKLFLDIHQLGAGNVTAEAVAAAHAKDLATQGKYDVNFINYWVDEQTGTVMCLSEAKDEQAVINTHKEAHGLIPNEVRPVKQGK; from the coding sequence ATGAAAAACGCACTCTCGATTCTCGTTGCATCAACTGTCTTTTATTTTTCATGCAGTTCAAAAATTGACAAATCCTCCACTGCCACTACACCCGTGAAAGATGTAAAGTCGTCGAGCGCAAAAAATCTTTATTTGGACGTACACAACCTGGAACCCGGGAAGGTGACTTTCGAAGCCGTTGCCGGAGCACATCAAAAAGATCTCGCCACACAAGGAAAGTATGACGTGAGCTTTATTAAATACTGGGTCGACGAAGCCGCAGGCAAGGTCTACTGCCTCGCCGAATCCCCTGACTCGGCATCCGTTTACAAAACCCATCAAGAGGCCCACGGACTCGTGCCCCAGTTGGTGCGCCGCGTCAGCGACGGTCCCGAGTCCACCATCACGCTCAATCACAAACTATTTCTGGACATCCATCAGCTCGGCGCTGGCAACGTCACCGCCGAAGCCGTTGCTGCTGCCCACGCAAAAGATCTGGCAACCCAAGGCAAATACGACGTCAACTTCATCAACTACTGGGTAGATGAACAAACGGGCACCGTGATGTGCCTGTCGGAAGCGAAGGACGAACAAGCCGTAATCAACACCCACAAAGAAGCACACGGGCTCATCCCTAATGAGGTGCGTCCGGTAAAACAAGGCAAGTAG
- a CDS encoding LytR/AlgR family response regulator transcription factor produces MNIVIIEDELKAAKSLADLITTLRPSYKIIAQLQSIESAVAYFSGNKEPDLVFLDIELADGQSFEIFKTITLRCPIIFCTAYGQYAMEAIKANGIDYVLKPFSRQDILNALEKVEGFKNFFQQESVPDWNALMSKIGVDDGKKSFLVFKNNKYTTVQTDAIAFFYIKEDATTLVTFQQQEYTIAQSLDQLAAVLSPKQFFRVNRQYLINFGAVKEVEHYFARKLFVRLVIPSPDKLLIGKEKTSAFLGWLEER; encoded by the coding sequence ATGAATATCGTAATCATTGAAGACGAGCTCAAGGCCGCAAAATCGCTCGCCGATCTGATCACAACCCTCCGGCCTTCTTATAAGATCATTGCGCAATTGCAGAGCATCGAAAGCGCCGTGGCCTATTTTTCCGGGAACAAGGAACCCGACCTGGTCTTTCTGGACATCGAACTGGCCGACGGCCAGAGCTTCGAGATCTTTAAGACCATTACCCTTCGCTGCCCTATTATTTTTTGCACGGCCTATGGCCAATATGCCATGGAGGCCATCAAAGCAAACGGTATCGATTATGTGCTAAAGCCTTTTTCCAGGCAGGATATTCTCAACGCTTTGGAAAAGGTCGAGGGGTTCAAAAACTTCTTCCAGCAGGAGTCTGTGCCGGATTGGAATGCGTTGATGAGCAAGATCGGGGTGGACGATGGGAAGAAAAGTTTTCTGGTTTTCAAGAACAACAAATACACCACCGTTCAAACCGATGCGATTGCTTTTTTTTATATCAAAGAAGACGCGACCACGCTGGTGACTTTTCAGCAGCAGGAGTATACTATTGCGCAGTCGCTGGATCAGTTGGCGGCCGTACTGTCGCCCAAGCAGTTTTTTAGGGTGAACCGGCAGTATTTGATCAACTTCGGGGCCGTGAAGGAGGTGGAGCATTATTTTGCGCGGAAGTTGTTTGTGCGACTGGTGATCCCTAGTCCGGATAAGTTGTTGATTGGAAAGGAGAAGACTAGTGCTTTTTTGGGGTGGCTGGAGGAGCGATAG
- a CDS encoding tetratricopeptide repeat protein: MKKIAWLYLSLSLMSGLPAWGQNKKLDSLYHQLNQHPKEDTVRVQLLTGICYYEYTSDNERNKLHATEALRISRRLHYTFGIGTALKYMALYYWVIGDYDPATEYAIEMLQTFETSSNVLGLSQAYNLLGLIHERSQDFEKAKYYYTKALEIRQKAGLKRDVAYSFNSLGSLYYNLSKFDEAQDYFQKSLKIREEIKDEDGLSQTYGNLAVIFMKKKEYTAAVEYYQKALAILEKLGNKYRTMVNYTNLGEVYIHQKKYGEAEHYLKSALAMATTLRHKEVLAEVYDKLTLLETESGHHKQALAYLELKHNYLDSIYTEKKAKQIAEVEARYQTEKKDQTILALEQQKEIQNLKQLYLILGLLAMTVICVTIYFLQRSHNRKVSGLLENQKSLNLRLQEADQLKSNLFANISHEFRTPLTLILTPIEDKLASPTLAAGEKESFQLVARNANRLLSLVNQLLDLTKLEAKKMELVVQQGDLKKFLTVVSASFDSLAENKKIRFEKSIAVETRDGWFDADKLEKIINNVLFNAFKFTTEGGQVTFAITQSPQTNDLEIAISDTGKGIPEEEQQHIFSPFYQSRHAADDGFGTGLGLSLVKELVDLYQGNIQLSSTLHQGTTLRITLPQTKDRLPAFTVFKEETAMVDHPATTAASLQFNGEDIPDEVASENEAAHEETVLIVEDNDDLRNYIASTLQGQFITLTAKDGAEGYALAIERIPDLVISDVMMPNLDGIGLTEILKTDERTSHIPVVLLTAKADPQSKIDGLQTGADDYLSKPFSSEELRIRATNLIEQRKKLAIIYRAGYSAVAPPPKEPSLDDKFLMKAKQLVEDNIADPGFGVEKMADNMHLSRAQLFRKLKAIAGLSPNEFINEIRLQKAAQLILSKADTLTQISYAVGFNEQSYFAKRFRKKFGVAPSEYSKRNATQKA, encoded by the coding sequence ATGAAAAAAATTGCGTGGCTGTATTTGTCTTTGTCTTTAATGTCCGGCTTGCCGGCGTGGGGGCAGAATAAAAAATTGGATAGCCTCTATCACCAGCTGAATCAGCATCCGAAAGAAGACACCGTGCGGGTGCAACTGCTCACGGGAATCTGTTACTATGAATACACTTCCGACAACGAGCGCAATAAACTTCACGCCACCGAGGCACTGCGAATCTCGAGAAGACTTCATTACACCTTCGGCATCGGCACGGCGCTGAAATACATGGCACTCTATTATTGGGTGATTGGCGACTACGACCCGGCGACAGAATATGCCATTGAAATGCTGCAGACATTCGAAACCAGCTCCAACGTGCTGGGTTTGAGTCAAGCCTATAATTTGCTGGGCCTTATTCATGAACGAAGCCAGGACTTTGAAAAAGCAAAATACTACTACACCAAGGCCCTCGAGATCCGTCAAAAGGCGGGACTCAAGCGGGATGTGGCCTATAGCTTTAACAGCCTGGGGTCACTCTATTATAATCTCTCCAAGTTTGACGAGGCACAGGACTATTTCCAGAAGTCGCTAAAGATCCGGGAGGAAATCAAGGATGAAGACGGATTGAGCCAAACCTATGGAAACCTGGCGGTGATCTTTATGAAAAAAAAGGAATACACCGCCGCCGTGGAGTATTATCAAAAGGCGCTGGCCATCCTGGAAAAATTGGGAAATAAATACCGGACCATGGTGAACTACACCAACCTGGGCGAAGTGTATATCCATCAAAAAAAATACGGTGAGGCCGAGCACTATTTGAAATCCGCCCTCGCGATGGCCACCACCTTGCGCCATAAGGAAGTGCTGGCGGAAGTCTATGACAAACTAACGCTTTTGGAAACGGAAAGCGGCCACCACAAACAAGCCTTGGCCTATCTTGAACTGAAGCACAACTACCTGGACAGCATTTACACGGAGAAGAAGGCAAAACAAATTGCCGAGGTGGAGGCGCGCTATCAAACCGAAAAGAAGGATCAGACCATCCTTGCCCTGGAACAGCAAAAGGAAATTCAAAATCTAAAACAACTGTACCTGATTCTCGGGCTATTGGCCATGACCGTGATCTGCGTTACGATCTACTTTTTGCAACGGTCGCACAATCGAAAAGTGAGTGGCCTGCTGGAAAATCAGAAGTCCCTGAACCTGCGGCTGCAGGAAGCCGATCAGTTGAAATCGAATTTGTTTGCCAACATCTCACACGAATTCCGCACACCGCTGACACTCATCCTAACCCCGATCGAAGACAAACTGGCCTCCCCTACCCTGGCGGCCGGCGAAAAAGAATCGTTTCAGTTGGTGGCACGGAATGCCAACCGGTTGCTCTCCCTGGTGAACCAGCTCCTGGACCTCACCAAACTGGAAGCAAAAAAGATGGAGCTCGTGGTGCAACAAGGTGATTTAAAAAAATTCCTGACCGTAGTCTCCGCTTCGTTCGACTCGCTGGCTGAAAATAAAAAGATCCGCTTCGAGAAAAGCATTGCCGTGGAGACGCGCGACGGCTGGTTTGATGCCGACAAACTTGAAAAGATCATCAACAACGTTTTGTTCAACGCCTTTAAGTTTACAACCGAAGGCGGGCAAGTCACTTTTGCCATCACTCAATCACCACAAACGAACGACCTGGAAATAGCGATCAGCGACACCGGAAAGGGAATTCCGGAGGAAGAGCAACAGCATATCTTCTCACCCTTTTATCAATCCCGGCATGCGGCCGACGACGGCTTTGGTACAGGACTGGGATTGTCGTTGGTGAAGGAGCTGGTGGATCTTTATCAGGGCAACATTCAACTCAGTAGCACCCTGCACCAAGGCACCACCCTTCGCATCACGCTGCCTCAGACGAAGGACCGGCTGCCTGCTTTCACCGTTTTCAAGGAAGAAACTGCGATGGTGGATCATCCCGCGACAACCGCAGCGTCGCTCCAATTTAATGGTGAAGATATCCCTGACGAGGTTGCTTCGGAGAACGAGGCTGCACATGAAGAAACCGTTCTTATCGTAGAGGACAATGATGATCTCCGGAATTATATCGCGTCCACGCTGCAGGGGCAATTTATCACGCTCACCGCCAAAGACGGTGCTGAGGGATATGCCCTGGCCATTGAACGCATCCCAGACCTGGTGATCTCCGATGTGATGATGCCAAACCTCGACGGTATAGGCCTCACGGAAATATTGAAGACCGACGAGCGCACCAGTCACATCCCCGTCGTGTTGCTCACGGCAAAAGCAGACCCACAGTCAAAAATCGACGGCCTGCAGACCGGCGCCGACGACTATCTCTCAAAACCCTTCTCTTCCGAGGAATTAAGGATCAGGGCCACCAATCTCATCGAGCAGCGAAAGAAACTGGCCATTATATATAGAGCCGGCTATTCCGCTGTTGCTCCACCGCCCAAGGAGCCTTCGCTGGATGACAAATTCCTGATGAAAGCCAAACAGCTTGTGGAGGACAACATCGCCGATCCCGGTTTTGGGGTAGAGAAAATGGCAGACAACATGCATTTGAGCCGGGCACAGCTCTTTCGAAAACTGAAAGCGATCGCCGGGTTGTCGCCCAATGAATTTATCAATGAGATCCGTTTGCAAAAGGCAGCCCAGCTCATTCTTTCCAAAGCCGATACGCTCACGCAAATCAGTTATGCCGTGGGCTTTAACGAACAGTCGTACTTTGCGAAACGCTTCCGCAAGAAATTTGGAGTCGCGCCCAGCGAATACAGCAAAAGGAACGCGACCCAAAAGGCTTGA